In Zingiber officinale cultivar Zhangliang chromosome 8B, Zo_v1.1, whole genome shotgun sequence, a single genomic region encodes these proteins:
- the LOC122016679 gene encoding pentatricopeptide repeat-containing protein At2g30100, chloroplastic-like, producing the protein MALSPPIGTPLSFSSSALSQRPLLLRRLPHQQFYPPFAHPNPVPNSRFWSSRIKPLESVRFDRLLIRHAEEEMGEGFFEAIEELERMVRDPSDVLGELVERLSARELQLVLVYFAQDGRDSYCALEVFDWLRKENRVDAETMELMVSIACGWMERLIGGEHEVGDVVALLNEMDCVGLDPGFSMVEKVVSLYWEKGKKNEAVAFVKDVLRRGGVGSSRIEDGGVGDRGLVGYLVWKMMVDGNYLEAVQLVIDFKENQLKPEVYSYVIALTALVKEQKEFSKALRKLKASIKTGAIDKLDVENLSSIEKYQSVLISNGILLSNWALQEGSSMVSGVVHERLLSLYTCAGLGLEAEQQLWLMKLSGKEPDRELYDAVLATCASQKETGAVNRLLAGAEAMSAGFRKKTFSWLLRGYLKGGYNLDASETLIRMLELGLCPDYLDRVAVLQGLRKSIQESGNIEPYIKLCKLLSDKGLLGPCLLYLYISKYKLWILKML; encoded by the exons ATGGCGCTCTCTCCTCCCATCGGCactcccctctccttctcctcttcggcCCTCAGCCAACGCCCCCTCCTTCTCCGCCGCCTACCTCACCAACAGTTTTATCCCCCTTTCGCCCACCCTAATCCTGTCCCCAATTCCCGCTTCTGGTCTTCCCGCATCAAGCCTCTCGAATCCGTCCGATTCGACCGCCTCCTCATCAGACACGCCGAGGAGGAGATGGGGGAAGGGTTCTTCGAAGCGATCGAGGAGCTGGAGCGCATGGTGCGGGACCCCTCCGATGTTCTCGGCGAGCTGGTCGAGCGGCTGTCGGCCCGGGAGCTGCAGCTGGTGCTGGTTTACTTCGCCCAGGACGGGAGAGACTCCTACTGCGCGCTCGAGGTCTTCGATTGGCTGCGCAAGGAGAACCGGGTTGACGCGGAGACGATGGAGCTCATGGTCTCCATCGCCTGCGGCTGGATGGAGAGGCTAATTGGTGGGGAGCACGAGGTTGGGGACGTGGTCGCGCTGCTCAATGAGATGGACTGCGTGGGGCTCGATCCGGGGTTCAGCATGGTGGAAAAGGTGGTGTCTTTGTACTgggaaaaggggaagaagaacgAAGCGGTGGCCTTTGTCAAGGATGTTCTGAGACGTGGGGGAGTCGGCAGCAGTAGGATTGAAGATGGTGGAGTGGGCGACAGAGGGCTAGTTGGGTATCTCGTGTGGAAGATGATG GTAGATGGAAATTACTTGGAAGCAGTTCAATTGGTTATTGATTTTAAAGAGAATCAGTTAAAACCTGAAGTCTATAGTTATGTAATTGCATTGACAGCACTTGTTAAAGAGCAAAAGGAGTTCTCAAAAGCATTGCGAAAATTGAAAGCTTCAATAAAGACTGGCGCAATTGACAAACTGGATGTTGAAAATCTCAGCAGCATTGAGAAATATCAGTCGGTCCTCATAAGCAATGGAATTCTTTTGTCCAATTGGGCACTGCAGGAGGGTAGCTCCATGGTCTCCGGAGTTGTTCATGAGAGGCTTCTTTCGCTATATACATGTGCTGGTCTTGGACTTGAGGCGGAGCAGCAATTATGGCTAATGAAACTCTCTGGCAAGGAGCCTGACAGGGAGCTATATGATGCAGTTCTGGCAACTTGTGCTTCACAAAAGGAAACGGGTGCGGTTAATCGGCTGCTTGCTGGGGCAGAGGCTATGAGTGCCGGGTTCAGGAAGAAGACATTTTCATGGCTTCTACGAGGGTACTTGAAAGGAGGGTACAACTTAGATGCTTCAGAAACGCTCATAAGGATGCTTGAGTTGGGCTTATGCCCAGACTACTTGGATCGGGTTGCTGTTTTGCAAGGACTAAGAAAGAGCATACAAGAATCTGGAAACATAGAGCCCTATATTAAGCTTTGCAAGCTCCTCTCGGACAAAGGTCTCCTAGGTCCCTGTCTTTTATACTTGTACATAAGCAAATATAAGTTATGGATTCTGAAAATGCTATAG